One genomic window of Solanum stenotomum isolate F172 chromosome 9, ASM1918654v1, whole genome shotgun sequence includes the following:
- the LOC125876216 gene encoding uncharacterized protein LOC125876216 isoform X4 has product MDYKYESVGDHPAPARPQTMTSYAQHPQPPMSYTQLPSLTYFSQQAIRVSAGYMAPQFENKLDHIQNQPANMREAIWREIEKEKIKEEIIAEEIARRRMLELEVRRELMMERQLAQQSGEGLSPFSSPAMSFSPTLPLLKQQTVVTSVEERIARSLEDRMGRGISVSRLGARNEIGRLEIVPFEERIPEIPFQQRSVEPKNSALKPVSHSSVPMISELQSPLEPSKEKDKIILLAKPITSVSGAKRKAVTPPVEVVSLPPSSSVPKKNGKEDWSCALCQVSATCERGLNDHLQGKKHKSKEAALREQRNGKNYSIGLFPKKPKINNFSEADGNVNMEQMVKPKVELLLHNKSGERSSLVILEKEGAEDTITPTLHHNADDLKKSANATPKKQKTSKKKKYKFWCATCKVGALSEVSLEAHRVGKKHKARLLVLSSVAASASKVESTQKALEEVEETEAVKVESTQTVHEALEEVEETEAAKIESTPTVIEALKEVEETETAKVESTPTVNEALEVVKETLVIDDVGAGVDSINPDEQEEVFTTGDN; this is encoded by the exons ATGGATTACAAGTATGAATCGGTCGGCGATCAT CCGGCGCCGGCGCGGCCTCAGACGATGACGAGCTATGCACAGCACCCTCAGCCTCCGATGAGTTATACACAGCTTCCGTCTCTCACTTACTTCAGTCAACAAGCCATTCGAG TTTCAGCTGGCTACATGGCGCCTCAATTTGAAAACAAACTTGATCATATCCAAAACCAACCTGCCAATATGCGTGAGGCAATTTGGAGAGAGATTGAGAAGGAGAAAATTAAAGAGGAGATTATAGCTGAAGAGATAGCTCGAAGACGCATGTTGGAGTTGGAAGTTAGACGAGAGCTCATGATGGAAAGACAACTAGCACAGCAGAGTGGAGAGGGATTGTCTCCTTTTTCTTCACCTGCGATGAGTTTCTCTCCCACGCTTCCATTATTGAAGCAACAGACTGTTGTAACGTCTGTAGAGGAAAGAATTGCAAGGTCACTTGAGGACAGGATGGGAAGGGGGATATCAGTCTCTAGATTGGGTGCAAGAAATGAGATTGGGAGACTTGAAATAGTACCATTTGAGGAGCGGATTCCAGAGATTCCTTTTCAGCAGCGGAGTGTGGAACCAAAAAATTCTGCTTTGAAGCCTGTATCCCATAGTTCAGTGCCAATGATTTCTGAATTGCAGTCCCCTTTGGAGCCTAGCAAAGAAAAAGACAAGATCATCTTGCTG GCTAAGCCTATTACAAGTGTCTCTGGAGCAAAACGAAAAGCTGTAACACCACCAGTGGAGGTTGTCAGCCTGCCTCCGTCATCCAGTGTTCCTAAGAAAAATGGGAAAGAGGACTGGAGTTGTGCACTTTGCCAGGTAAGTGCGACATGTGAGCGTGGTCTGAATGATCACCTCCAAGGTAAGAAACACAAGTCCAAGGAAGCTGCATTGCGAGAACAGAGGAACGGGAAGAACTACAGTATTGGTCTTTTCCCAAAGAAACCTAAGATTAACAACTTTTCAGAAGCCGATGGCAATGTTAACATGGAGCAAATGGTAAAACCAAAAGTTGAATTGTTGCTTCATAACAAATCAGGGGAAAGATCATCTCTGGTAATTTTGGAGAAAGAAGGTGCAGAGGACACCATCACCCCAACTCTGCATCACAATGCTGATGACTTGAAGAAAAGTGCAAATGCAACTCCAAAAAAGCAGAAGACTAGTAAGAAGAAGAAGTACAAATTTTGGTGCGCAACGTGCAAAGTAGGGGCTTTGTCAGAGGTGTCATTGGAGGCACACAGGGTAGGGAAGAAGCATAAGGCTCGTCTCCTGGTGCTCAGCAGCGTTGCTGCTTCAGCTTCTAAGGTTGAGAGCACTCAAAAAGCATTAGAAGAGGTCGAAGAAACTGAAGCTGTTAAGGTTGAGAGCACTCAGACTGTTCATGAAGCATTAGAAGAGGTCGAAGAAACTGAAGCTGCTAAAATTGAGAGCACTCCAACTGTTATTGAAGCACTAAAAGAGGTTGAAGAAACTGAAACTGCTAAGGTTGAGAGCACTCCAACTGTTAATGAAGCATTAGAAGTTGTCAAAGAAACTTTAGTGATCGATGATGTGGGTGCAGGTGTTGATAGCATTAACCCCGACGAGCAGGAAGAAGTGTTCACCACTGGCGATAACTGA
- the LOC125876216 gene encoding uncharacterized protein LOC125876216 isoform X8: protein MDYKYESVGDHPVPAQARPQTLTSYAQHPQPPMSYTQLPSLTYFSQQAIRVSAGYMAPQFENKLDHIQNQPANMREAIWREIEKEKIKEEIIAEEIARRRMLELEVRRELMMERQLAQQSGEGLSPFSSPAMSFSPTLPLLKQQTVVTSVEERIARSLEDRMGRGISVSRLGARNEIGRLEIVPFEERIPEIPFQQRSVEPKNSALKPVSHSSVPMISELQSPLEPSKEKDKIILLAKPITSVSGAKRKAVTPPVEVVSLPPSSSVPKKNGKEDWSCALCQVSATCERGLNDHLQGKKHKSKEAALREQRNGKNYSIGLFPKKPKINNFSEADGNVNMEQMVKPKVELLLHNKSGERSSLVILEKEGAEDTITPTLHHNADDLKKSANATPKKQKTSKKKKYKFWCATCKVGALSEVSLEAHRVGKKHKARLLVLSSVAASASKVESTPTVNEALEVVKETLVIDDVGAGVDSINPDEQEEVFTTGDN from the exons ATGGATTACAAGTATGAATCGGTCGGCGATCATCCGGTGCCGGCGCAGGCGCGGCCTCAGACGTTGACGAGCTATGCACAGCATCCTCAGCCTCCGATGAGTTATACACAGCTTCCGTCTCTCACTTACTTCTCTCAACAAGCTATTCGAg TTTCAGCTGGCTACATGGCGCCTCAATTTGAAAACAAACTTGATCATATCCAAAACCAACCTGCCAATATGCGTGAGGCAATTTGGAGAGAGATTGAGAAGGAGAAAATTAAAGAGGAGATTATAGCTGAAGAGATAGCTCGAAGACGCATGTTGGAGTTGGAAGTTAGACGAGAGCTCATGATGGAAAGACAACTAGCACAGCAGAGTGGAGAGGGATTGTCTCCTTTTTCTTCACCTGCGATGAGTTTCTCTCCCACGCTTCCATTATTGAAGCAACAGACTGTTGTAACGTCTGTAGAGGAAAGAATTGCAAGGTCACTTGAGGACAGGATGGGAAGGGGGATATCAGTCTCTAGATTGGGTGCAAGAAATGAGATTGGGAGACTTGAAATAGTACCATTTGAGGAGCGGATTCCAGAGATTCCTTTTCAGCAGCGGAGTGTGGAACCAAAAAATTCTGCTTTGAAGCCTGTATCCCATAGTTCAGTGCCAATGATTTCTGAATTGCAGTCCCCTTTGGAGCCTAGCAAAGAAAAAGACAAGATCATCTTGCTG GCTAAGCCTATTACAAGTGTCTCTGGAGCAAAACGAAAAGCTGTAACACCACCAGTGGAGGTTGTCAGCCTGCCTCCGTCATCCAGTGTTCCTAAGAAAAATGGGAAAGAGGACTGGAGTTGTGCACTTTGCCAGGTAAGTGCGACATGTGAGCGTGGTCTGAATGATCACCTCCAAGGTAAGAAACACAAGTCCAAGGAAGCTGCATTGCGAGAACAGAGGAACGGGAAGAACTACAGTATTGGTCTTTTCCCAAAGAAACCTAAGATTAACAACTTTTCAGAAGCCGATGGCAATGTTAACATGGAGCAAATGGTAAAACCAAAAGTTGAATTGTTGCTTCATAACAAATCAGGGGAAAGATCATCTCTGGTAATTTTGGAGAAAGAAGGTGCAGAGGACACCATCACCCCAACTCTGCATCACAATGCTGATGACTTGAAGAAAAGTGCAAATGCAACTCCAAAAAAGCAGAAGACTAGTAAGAAGAAGAAGTACAAATTTTGGTGCGCAACGTGCAAAGTAGGGGCTTTGTCAGAGGTGTCATTGGAGGCACACAGGGTAGGGAAGAAGCATAAGGCTCGTCTCCTGGTGCTCAGCAGCGTTGCTGCTTCAGCTTCTAAG GTTGAGAGCACTCCAACTGTTAATGAAGCATTAGAAGTTGTCAAAGAAACTTTAGTGATCGATGATGTGGGTGCAGGTGTTGATAGCATTAACCCCGACGAGCAGGAAGAAGTGTTCACCACTGGCGATAACTGA
- the LOC125876216 gene encoding uncharacterized protein LOC125876216 isoform X3: protein MDYKYESVGDHPVPAQARPQTLTSYAQHPQPPMSYTQLPSLTYFSQQAIRAGYMAPQFENKLDHIQNQPANMREAIWREIEKEKIKEEIIAEEIARRRMLELEVRRELMMERQLAQQSGEGLSPFSSPAMSFSPTLPLLKQQTVVTSVEERIARSLEDRMGRGISVSRLGARNEIGRLEIVPFEERIPEIPFQQRSVEPKNSALKPVSHSSVPMISELQSPLEPSKEKDKIILLAKPITSVSGAKRKAVTPPVEVVSLPPSSSVPKKNGKEDWSCALCQVSATCERGLNDHLQGKKHKSKEAALREQRNGKNYSIGLFPKKPKINNFSEADGNVNMEQMVKPKVELLLHNKSGERSSLVILEKEGAEDTITPTLHHNADDLKKSANATPKKQKTSKKKKYKFWCATCKVGALSEVSLEAHRVGKKHKARLLVLSSVAASASKVESTQKALEEVEETEAVKVESTQTVHEALEEVEETEAAKIESTPTVIEALKEVEETETAKVESTPTVNEALEVVKETLVIDDVGAGVDSINPDEQEEVFTTGDN, encoded by the exons ATGGATTACAAGTATGAATCGGTCGGCGATCATCCGGTGCCGGCGCAGGCGCGGCCTCAGACGTTGACGAGCTATGCACAGCATCCTCAGCCTCCGATGAGTTATACACAGCTTCCGTCTCTCACTTACTTCTCTCAACAAGCTATTCGAg CTGGCTACATGGCGCCTCAATTTGAAAACAAACTTGATCATATCCAAAACCAACCTGCCAATATGCGTGAGGCAATTTGGAGAGAGATTGAGAAGGAGAAAATTAAAGAGGAGATTATAGCTGAAGAGATAGCTCGAAGACGCATGTTGGAGTTGGAAGTTAGACGAGAGCTCATGATGGAAAGACAACTAGCACAGCAGAGTGGAGAGGGATTGTCTCCTTTTTCTTCACCTGCGATGAGTTTCTCTCCCACGCTTCCATTATTGAAGCAACAGACTGTTGTAACGTCTGTAGAGGAAAGAATTGCAAGGTCACTTGAGGACAGGATGGGAAGGGGGATATCAGTCTCTAGATTGGGTGCAAGAAATGAGATTGGGAGACTTGAAATAGTACCATTTGAGGAGCGGATTCCAGAGATTCCTTTTCAGCAGCGGAGTGTGGAACCAAAAAATTCTGCTTTGAAGCCTGTATCCCATAGTTCAGTGCCAATGATTTCTGAATTGCAGTCCCCTTTGGAGCCTAGCAAAGAAAAAGACAAGATCATCTTGCTG GCTAAGCCTATTACAAGTGTCTCTGGAGCAAAACGAAAAGCTGTAACACCACCAGTGGAGGTTGTCAGCCTGCCTCCGTCATCCAGTGTTCCTAAGAAAAATGGGAAAGAGGACTGGAGTTGTGCACTTTGCCAGGTAAGTGCGACATGTGAGCGTGGTCTGAATGATCACCTCCAAGGTAAGAAACACAAGTCCAAGGAAGCTGCATTGCGAGAACAGAGGAACGGGAAGAACTACAGTATTGGTCTTTTCCCAAAGAAACCTAAGATTAACAACTTTTCAGAAGCCGATGGCAATGTTAACATGGAGCAAATGGTAAAACCAAAAGTTGAATTGTTGCTTCATAACAAATCAGGGGAAAGATCATCTCTGGTAATTTTGGAGAAAGAAGGTGCAGAGGACACCATCACCCCAACTCTGCATCACAATGCTGATGACTTGAAGAAAAGTGCAAATGCAACTCCAAAAAAGCAGAAGACTAGTAAGAAGAAGAAGTACAAATTTTGGTGCGCAACGTGCAAAGTAGGGGCTTTGTCAGAGGTGTCATTGGAGGCACACAGGGTAGGGAAGAAGCATAAGGCTCGTCTCCTGGTGCTCAGCAGCGTTGCTGCTTCAGCTTCTAAGGTTGAGAGCACTCAAAAAGCATTAGAAGAGGTCGAAGAAACTGAAGCTGTTAAGGTTGAGAGCACTCAGACTGTTCATGAAGCATTAGAAGAGGTCGAAGAAACTGAAGCTGCTAAAATTGAGAGCACTCCAACTGTTATTGAAGCACTAAAAGAGGTTGAAGAAACTGAAACTGCTAAGGTTGAGAGCACTCCAACTGTTAATGAAGCATTAGAAGTTGTCAAAGAAACTTTAGTGATCGATGATGTGGGTGCAGGTGTTGATAGCATTAACCCCGACGAGCAGGAAGAAGTGTTCACCACTGGCGATAACTGA
- the LOC125876216 gene encoding uncharacterized protein LOC125876216 isoform X6, which produces MDYKYESVGDHPAPARPQTMTSYAQHPQPPMSYTQLPSLTYFSQQAIRAGYMAPQFENKLDHIQNQPANMREAIWREIEKEKIKEEIIAEEIARRRMLELEVRRELMMERQLAQQSGEGLSPFSSPAMSFSPTLPLLKQQTVVTSVEERIARSLEDRMGRGISVSRLGARNEIGRLEIVPFEERIPEIPFQQRSVEPKNSALKPVSHSSVPMISELQSPLEPSKEKDKIILLAKPITSVSGAKRKAVTPPVEVVSLPPSSSVPKKNGKEDWSCALCQVSATCERGLNDHLQGKKHKSKEAALREQRNGKNYSIGLFPKKPKINNFSEADGNVNMEQMVKPKVELLLHNKSGERSSLVILEKEGAEDTITPTLHHNADDLKKSANATPKKQKTSKKKKYKFWCATCKVGALSEVSLEAHRVGKKHKARLLVLSSVAASASKVESTQKALEEVEETEAVKVESTQTVHEALEEVEETEAAKIESTPTVIEALKEVEETETAKVESTPTVNEALEVVKETLVIDDVGAGVDSINPDEQEEVFTTGDN; this is translated from the exons ATGGATTACAAGTATGAATCGGTCGGCGATCAT CCGGCGCCGGCGCGGCCTCAGACGATGACGAGCTATGCACAGCACCCTCAGCCTCCGATGAGTTATACACAGCTTCCGTCTCTCACTTACTTCAGTCAACAAGCCATTCGAG CTGGCTACATGGCGCCTCAATTTGAAAACAAACTTGATCATATCCAAAACCAACCTGCCAATATGCGTGAGGCAATTTGGAGAGAGATTGAGAAGGAGAAAATTAAAGAGGAGATTATAGCTGAAGAGATAGCTCGAAGACGCATGTTGGAGTTGGAAGTTAGACGAGAGCTCATGATGGAAAGACAACTAGCACAGCAGAGTGGAGAGGGATTGTCTCCTTTTTCTTCACCTGCGATGAGTTTCTCTCCCACGCTTCCATTATTGAAGCAACAGACTGTTGTAACGTCTGTAGAGGAAAGAATTGCAAGGTCACTTGAGGACAGGATGGGAAGGGGGATATCAGTCTCTAGATTGGGTGCAAGAAATGAGATTGGGAGACTTGAAATAGTACCATTTGAGGAGCGGATTCCAGAGATTCCTTTTCAGCAGCGGAGTGTGGAACCAAAAAATTCTGCTTTGAAGCCTGTATCCCATAGTTCAGTGCCAATGATTTCTGAATTGCAGTCCCCTTTGGAGCCTAGCAAAGAAAAAGACAAGATCATCTTGCTG GCTAAGCCTATTACAAGTGTCTCTGGAGCAAAACGAAAAGCTGTAACACCACCAGTGGAGGTTGTCAGCCTGCCTCCGTCATCCAGTGTTCCTAAGAAAAATGGGAAAGAGGACTGGAGTTGTGCACTTTGCCAGGTAAGTGCGACATGTGAGCGTGGTCTGAATGATCACCTCCAAGGTAAGAAACACAAGTCCAAGGAAGCTGCATTGCGAGAACAGAGGAACGGGAAGAACTACAGTATTGGTCTTTTCCCAAAGAAACCTAAGATTAACAACTTTTCAGAAGCCGATGGCAATGTTAACATGGAGCAAATGGTAAAACCAAAAGTTGAATTGTTGCTTCATAACAAATCAGGGGAAAGATCATCTCTGGTAATTTTGGAGAAAGAAGGTGCAGAGGACACCATCACCCCAACTCTGCATCACAATGCTGATGACTTGAAGAAAAGTGCAAATGCAACTCCAAAAAAGCAGAAGACTAGTAAGAAGAAGAAGTACAAATTTTGGTGCGCAACGTGCAAAGTAGGGGCTTTGTCAGAGGTGTCATTGGAGGCACACAGGGTAGGGAAGAAGCATAAGGCTCGTCTCCTGGTGCTCAGCAGCGTTGCTGCTTCAGCTTCTAAGGTTGAGAGCACTCAAAAAGCATTAGAAGAGGTCGAAGAAACTGAAGCTGTTAAGGTTGAGAGCACTCAGACTGTTCATGAAGCATTAGAAGAGGTCGAAGAAACTGAAGCTGCTAAAATTGAGAGCACTCCAACTGTTATTGAAGCACTAAAAGAGGTTGAAGAAACTGAAACTGCTAAGGTTGAGAGCACTCCAACTGTTAATGAAGCATTAGAAGTTGTCAAAGAAACTTTAGTGATCGATGATGTGGGTGCAGGTGTTGATAGCATTAACCCCGACGAGCAGGAAGAAGTGTTCACCACTGGCGATAACTGA
- the LOC125876216 gene encoding uncharacterized protein LOC125876216 isoform X1: MDYKYESVGDHPVPAQARPQTLTSYAQHPQPPMSYTQLPSLTYFSQQAIRVSAGYMAPQFENKLDHIQNQPANMREAIWREIEKEKIKEEIIAEEIARRRMLELEVRRELMMERQLAQQSGEGLSPFSSPAMSFSPTLPLLKQQTVVTSVEERIARSLEDRMGRGISVSRLGARNEIGRLEIVPFEERIPEIPFQQRSVEPKNSALKPVSHSSVPMISELQSPLEPSKEKDKIILLAKPITSVSGAKRKAVTPPVEVVSLPPSSSVPKKNGKEDWSCALCQVSATCERGLNDHLQGKKHKSKEAALREQRNGKNYSIGLFPKKPKINNFSEADGNVNMEQMVKPKVELLLHNKSGERSSLVILEKEGAEDTITPTLHHNADDLKKSANATPKKQKTSKKKKYKFWCATCKVGALSEVSLEAHRVGKKHKARLLVLSSVAASASKVESTQKALEEVEETEAVKVESTQTVHEALEEVEETEAAKIESTPTVIEALKEVEETETAKVESTPTVNEALEVVKETLVIDDVGAGVDSINPDEQEEVFTTGDN; encoded by the exons ATGGATTACAAGTATGAATCGGTCGGCGATCATCCGGTGCCGGCGCAGGCGCGGCCTCAGACGTTGACGAGCTATGCACAGCATCCTCAGCCTCCGATGAGTTATACACAGCTTCCGTCTCTCACTTACTTCTCTCAACAAGCTATTCGAg TTTCAGCTGGCTACATGGCGCCTCAATTTGAAAACAAACTTGATCATATCCAAAACCAACCTGCCAATATGCGTGAGGCAATTTGGAGAGAGATTGAGAAGGAGAAAATTAAAGAGGAGATTATAGCTGAAGAGATAGCTCGAAGACGCATGTTGGAGTTGGAAGTTAGACGAGAGCTCATGATGGAAAGACAACTAGCACAGCAGAGTGGAGAGGGATTGTCTCCTTTTTCTTCACCTGCGATGAGTTTCTCTCCCACGCTTCCATTATTGAAGCAACAGACTGTTGTAACGTCTGTAGAGGAAAGAATTGCAAGGTCACTTGAGGACAGGATGGGAAGGGGGATATCAGTCTCTAGATTGGGTGCAAGAAATGAGATTGGGAGACTTGAAATAGTACCATTTGAGGAGCGGATTCCAGAGATTCCTTTTCAGCAGCGGAGTGTGGAACCAAAAAATTCTGCTTTGAAGCCTGTATCCCATAGTTCAGTGCCAATGATTTCTGAATTGCAGTCCCCTTTGGAGCCTAGCAAAGAAAAAGACAAGATCATCTTGCTG GCTAAGCCTATTACAAGTGTCTCTGGAGCAAAACGAAAAGCTGTAACACCACCAGTGGAGGTTGTCAGCCTGCCTCCGTCATCCAGTGTTCCTAAGAAAAATGGGAAAGAGGACTGGAGTTGTGCACTTTGCCAGGTAAGTGCGACATGTGAGCGTGGTCTGAATGATCACCTCCAAGGTAAGAAACACAAGTCCAAGGAAGCTGCATTGCGAGAACAGAGGAACGGGAAGAACTACAGTATTGGTCTTTTCCCAAAGAAACCTAAGATTAACAACTTTTCAGAAGCCGATGGCAATGTTAACATGGAGCAAATGGTAAAACCAAAAGTTGAATTGTTGCTTCATAACAAATCAGGGGAAAGATCATCTCTGGTAATTTTGGAGAAAGAAGGTGCAGAGGACACCATCACCCCAACTCTGCATCACAATGCTGATGACTTGAAGAAAAGTGCAAATGCAACTCCAAAAAAGCAGAAGACTAGTAAGAAGAAGAAGTACAAATTTTGGTGCGCAACGTGCAAAGTAGGGGCTTTGTCAGAGGTGTCATTGGAGGCACACAGGGTAGGGAAGAAGCATAAGGCTCGTCTCCTGGTGCTCAGCAGCGTTGCTGCTTCAGCTTCTAAGGTTGAGAGCACTCAAAAAGCATTAGAAGAGGTCGAAGAAACTGAAGCTGTTAAGGTTGAGAGCACTCAGACTGTTCATGAAGCATTAGAAGAGGTCGAAGAAACTGAAGCTGCTAAAATTGAGAGCACTCCAACTGTTATTGAAGCACTAAAAGAGGTTGAAGAAACTGAAACTGCTAAGGTTGAGAGCACTCCAACTGTTAATGAAGCATTAGAAGTTGTCAAAGAAACTTTAGTGATCGATGATGTGGGTGCAGGTGTTGATAGCATTAACCCCGACGAGCAGGAAGAAGTGTTCACCACTGGCGATAACTGA
- the LOC125876216 gene encoding uncharacterized protein LOC125876216 isoform X7 codes for MDYKYESVGDHPVPAQARPQTLTSYAQHPQPPMSYTQLPSLTYFSQQAIRVSAGYMAPQFENKLDHIQNQPANMREAIWREIEKEKIKEEIIAEEIARRRMLELEVRRELMMERQLAQQSGEGLSPFSSPAMSFSPTLPLLKQQTVVTSVEERIARSLEDRMGRGISVSRLGARNEIGRLEIVPFEERIPEIPFQQRSVEPKNSALKPVSHSSVPMISELQSPLEPSKEKDKIILLAKPITSVSGAKRKAVTPPVEVVSLPPSSSVPKKNGKEDWSCALCQVSATCERGLNDHLQGKKHKSKEAALREQRNGKNYSIGLFPKKPKINNFSEADGNVNMEQMVKPKVELLLHNKSGERSSLVILEKEGAEDTITPTLHHNADDLKKSANATPKKQKTSKKKKYKFWCATCKVGALSEVSLEAHRVGKKHKARLLVLSSVAASASKVESTQTVHEALEEVEETEAAKIESTPTVIEALKEVEETETAKVESTPTVNEALEVVKETLVIDDVGAGVDSINPDEQEEVFTTGDN; via the exons ATGGATTACAAGTATGAATCGGTCGGCGATCATCCGGTGCCGGCGCAGGCGCGGCCTCAGACGTTGACGAGCTATGCACAGCATCCTCAGCCTCCGATGAGTTATACACAGCTTCCGTCTCTCACTTACTTCTCTCAACAAGCTATTCGAg TTTCAGCTGGCTACATGGCGCCTCAATTTGAAAACAAACTTGATCATATCCAAAACCAACCTGCCAATATGCGTGAGGCAATTTGGAGAGAGATTGAGAAGGAGAAAATTAAAGAGGAGATTATAGCTGAAGAGATAGCTCGAAGACGCATGTTGGAGTTGGAAGTTAGACGAGAGCTCATGATGGAAAGACAACTAGCACAGCAGAGTGGAGAGGGATTGTCTCCTTTTTCTTCACCTGCGATGAGTTTCTCTCCCACGCTTCCATTATTGAAGCAACAGACTGTTGTAACGTCTGTAGAGGAAAGAATTGCAAGGTCACTTGAGGACAGGATGGGAAGGGGGATATCAGTCTCTAGATTGGGTGCAAGAAATGAGATTGGGAGACTTGAAATAGTACCATTTGAGGAGCGGATTCCAGAGATTCCTTTTCAGCAGCGGAGTGTGGAACCAAAAAATTCTGCTTTGAAGCCTGTATCCCATAGTTCAGTGCCAATGATTTCTGAATTGCAGTCCCCTTTGGAGCCTAGCAAAGAAAAAGACAAGATCATCTTGCTG GCTAAGCCTATTACAAGTGTCTCTGGAGCAAAACGAAAAGCTGTAACACCACCAGTGGAGGTTGTCAGCCTGCCTCCGTCATCCAGTGTTCCTAAGAAAAATGGGAAAGAGGACTGGAGTTGTGCACTTTGCCAGGTAAGTGCGACATGTGAGCGTGGTCTGAATGATCACCTCCAAGGTAAGAAACACAAGTCCAAGGAAGCTGCATTGCGAGAACAGAGGAACGGGAAGAACTACAGTATTGGTCTTTTCCCAAAGAAACCTAAGATTAACAACTTTTCAGAAGCCGATGGCAATGTTAACATGGAGCAAATGGTAAAACCAAAAGTTGAATTGTTGCTTCATAACAAATCAGGGGAAAGATCATCTCTGGTAATTTTGGAGAAAGAAGGTGCAGAGGACACCATCACCCCAACTCTGCATCACAATGCTGATGACTTGAAGAAAAGTGCAAATGCAACTCCAAAAAAGCAGAAGACTAGTAAGAAGAAGAAGTACAAATTTTGGTGCGCAACGTGCAAAGTAGGGGCTTTGTCAGAGGTGTCATTGGAGGCACACAGGGTAGGGAAGAAGCATAAGGCTCGTCTCCTGGTGCTCAGCAGCGTTGCTGCTTCAGCTTCTAAG GTTGAGAGCACTCAGACTGTTCATGAAGCATTAGAAGAGGTCGAAGAAACTGAAGCTGCTAAAATTGAGAGCACTCCAACTGTTATTGAAGCACTAAAAGAGGTTGAAGAAACTGAAACTGCTAAGGTTGAGAGCACTCCAACTGTTAATGAAGCATTAGAAGTTGTCAAAGAAACTTTAGTGATCGATGATGTGGGTGCAGGTGTTGATAGCATTAACCCCGACGAGCAGGAAGAAGTGTTCACCACTGGCGATAACTGA